A DNA window from Impatiens glandulifera chromosome 7, dImpGla2.1, whole genome shotgun sequence contains the following coding sequences:
- the LOC124909699 gene encoding heat stress transcription factor B-2a-like, whose translation MSLPPGEANGGEVTCSEGPRSIPTPFLTKTYQLVDDKSIDEVISWNEDGSSFIVWNQTEFAKDLLPKYFKHNNFSSFVRQLNTYGFRKLVPDRWEFFNDCFRKGEKGLLSDIQRRKIVAQPQPLRTGSPSISGEEQVISSYSPTPLNSGSTAILIDENKRLRRENLYLNKELSELKSLCNNIYALMSSYMCSRPESGSPATKPALDLMPLRKRDIDGDGGEKSPKLFGVPIGVKRSRDSEDEKMEQMDLRLVGGEVKLEPLDHRNGCGDLRRRNVWLKKYDLTNERNCNRLDG comes from the exons ATGTCTCTGCCGCCGGGGGAGGCTAACGGTGGAGAAGTAACATGCAGTGAGGGACCGAGATCAATTCCGACACCATTTTTGACAAAAACATATCAACTAGTGGACGACAAATCAATCGACGAAGTGATCTCATGGAATGAAGATGGATCTAGCTTTATTGTTTGGAATCAAACCGAGTTTGCTAAAGATTTGCTTCCAAAGTATTTCAAACATAACAATTTCTCAAGTTTTGTTCGTCAATTGAATACATAT GGATTTCGCAAGCTAGTCCCAGATAGATGGGAGTTTTTCAATGATTGTTTCCGGAAGGGTGAAAAAGGTCTTCTTTCGGATATTCAGCGTCGGAAAATAGTGGCTCAACCTCAACCGCTGCGCACTGGTTCACCGTCGATCTCCGGTGAAGAACAAGTGATCTCGTCGTATTCTCCTACTCCTTTGAACTCTGGAAGTACGGCAATTCTTATTGACGAGAACAAGAGGCTTAGAAGAGAGAACTTGTATCTCAATAAGGAGCTTAGCGAACTGAAGAGTTTATGTAACAACATATACGCTTTGATGTCGAGTTACATGTGCAGTCGGCCGGAAAGTGGTTCTCCGGCGACAAAACCGGCGCTGGATCTGATGCCACTAAGGAAGAGAGACATCGACGGAGACGGTGGAGAGAAGAGTCCGAAGTTGTTCGGAGTTCCGATTGGCGTGAAGAGATCAAgggatagtgaagatgaaaagATGGAACAGATGGACTTGCGGTTGGTAGGAGGAGAAGTAAAATTAGAGCCTTTGGATCATCGGAATGGTTGTGGTGATCTTAGAAGGAGAAACGTTTGGTTAAAGAAGTATGATCTGACGAATGAAAGGAATTGTAATAGATTAGACGGCTGA